The sequence AACTTGCCGCCGCCGTGCCACAGCATCGTTTTCATACAGTACTCGGCGTACTCAAAGTTGATGCGATCGTGCCACCAGTGCCGCAGCAGCTGCGGCAGCGTTACCTTACCGTTGAAGTACTTGAAGAAGGGGAAGAGCACCAAAAACTGGTGGTCGGCAATATAGATCAAGTTGTCGGAATAGGCGTTGAGCACCACCCCGTAGCTCTTGAGAATGCCCACTACCTCCAGCACGTTGCTAGGGGAGTCGGGCAGCAGGGCCTCAGCATTCAACAGCCGCTGAATAAACGGCTCTTGGGGATGGGTGGCGGGGGCAGTCAGGGTGTGGGTCATGGCAGGTAGACCTTAGCGCTAGGGTCAACGAGGGCAGGAGCCGCTAGCCGAGTATCAGCGACAGCAGCAGGCAACGTAGCGGGAGCAGCGGGCGTAAACCGCGATTCACCCAGTACAAACCCTTGGTAGGGAGCATGGAGCGCCAGGGTGGTGTGCTCACTCCACCGGGCCAGCCAGTTGGGCTGGAGGCCAAAGGCAATGATTAGTAGAGCTAAACCTAATGCAGGGGCGCGATCGCGCCAGGTCACCGGAGGCAGTGCGATATCGAGCTGGGGGGCATTGGTGGGCGGGGCGATCGCCAGCCGCCCAAAAAATGCCCGGTTGACCAGCAGCAAAAAGTACACCGCCGTCAGACCTGAGCCCACCATGCACAGCAGCGTCTGCACCGGAAAGATCAAGAAACTGCCGCGAAACACCAAAAACTCAGAGATAAAGCCCACCATACCGGGAATGCCCGCACTGGCCATCACGCCCAAGATCATCATTGACCCCACAAAGGGTAGCCCCCGCTCGGGGTTGAGCAGACCGCGCAGCACCGTTAGATCGCGGGTGCCGGTGGTCTTGTACACCACCCCCACCAGCAAAAACAGCAGCCCTGAAATCAGCCCGTGGCTAATCATCTGAAACACCGTAGCCACAATACTGACCGGAGTGCTCGCCGCCGCCGCCAGCAGTACATAGCCCATGTGGCCAATCGAGCTGTAGGCCACCATTTTTTTCATGTCGGTCTGGGCGATCGCCGCCAGCGACCCATAGAGCACGCTGATCACCGCCCAAGTCGCCATCCAGGGGGCCAGGGCCATCCAGGCATCGGGCAGCAGCCCCAGGCCAAACCGCACCACCCCGTAGGTACCCAGCTTTAGCAGCACCCCCGCCAGCAGCACCGACACCGGGGTAGAAGCCTCCACGTGGGCATCGGGCAACCAGGTGTGAAAGGGAAACAGCGGTACCTTAATACCAAAGCCGATCAGCAGCGCCACCAGCAGAGTAATCTGCTGAGCCAGGGGTAGCGCTGTGGCCAGGGCGCTGTCGTAGTCAAAGCTGCTGTTGCCCGACAGCCACACCAGCCCCAAAAACGCCCCCAAAATCAGCACCCCAGACAGCGCCGTATAGATTAAAAACTTGGTGGCTGCATAGCCGCGCCGCGCCCCGCCCCAGATGGCAATCAGCAGGTACAGCGGAATCAGTTCTAGTTCGTAAAAAATAAAGAACAGTAGCAGGTTCGCCGCCAAAAAGGCCCCGGCCACGGCGCTGTTAATGACCAGCAGCAGTACGTAGTAGAGCCGCACCCGATGCAGTTGTGGATCGGTAATGTAAATCGCCACTAGGCCCAGCAAGCTGTTAACCACAAGCAGCGGCAGCGACAGACCATCTAGCCCCAATCGGTAGCTCAGCCCCAGGGGTTCGACCCAGGGCAGCAGTTCCTCAAATTGAAACCCTGGCGTGGTCAGTTCAAATTGGGTGGCCAGAAAACCCAACAATCCTAGGGTCACCAGCAGACTGACGCTGCTAATCACCTTAGCGGTCTGCGACTCTAGCTTGCCAGGCCAGAGGATCAGCACCAATGCCCCCACCAGCGGAATTA is a genomic window of Nodosilinea sp. E11 containing:
- a CDS encoding NADH-quinone oxidoreductase subunit M, yielding MLSALILIPLVGALVLILWPGKLESQTAKVISSVSLLVTLGLLGFLATQFELTTPGFQFEELLPWVEPLGLSYRLGLDGLSLPLLVVNSLLGLVAIYITDPQLHRVRLYYVLLLVINSAVAGAFLAANLLLFFIFYELELIPLYLLIAIWGGARRGYAATKFLIYTALSGVLILGAFLGLVWLSGNSSFDYDSALATALPLAQQITLLVALLIGFGIKVPLFPFHTWLPDAHVEASTPVSVLLAGVLLKLGTYGVVRFGLGLLPDAWMALAPWMATWAVISVLYGSLAAIAQTDMKKMVAYSSIGHMGYVLLAAAASTPVSIVATVFQMISHGLISGLLFLLVGVVYKTTGTRDLTVLRGLLNPERGLPFVGSMMILGVMASAGIPGMVGFISEFLVFRGSFLIFPVQTLLCMVGSGLTAVYFLLLVNRAFFGRLAIAPPTNAPQLDIALPPVTWRDRAPALGLALLIIAFGLQPNWLARWSEHTTLALHAPYQGFVLGESRFTPAAPATLPAAVADTRLAAPALVDPSAKVYLP